The Pyrus communis chromosome 14, drPyrComm1.1, whole genome shotgun sequence sequence TTTCAACTCATCTGATATCTTGCTCTTTGGAAATGCAACAACAGATTCTGGTGTTCTTTCTCTCACAAGCAACACCACATTTTCCATTGGCAGAGCTCTCTACAACGCCAAAGTCCCCACAAGGTATCCAAACTCCTTAAACCTTCTGCCTTTCACAACCTCCTTCACCTTTTCCATAACCCCACACAAGGACTCTCTCCCCGGCCATGGATTCGTCCTTGTTTTCGTTCCCTCTCCCGGCATCCAATCCGCCTCTCCATCCCAACATCTCGGCTTCTTGAATAAAACCAATGACGGTAACCCCAACAACCACGCTTTTGGCGTCGAATTTGATGTGTTCCAAAACAAAGAATTCGGTGATATCAACGATAATCACGTCGGCGTTAACGTCAATTCTCTAACTTCTCTGGCTTCTTACAAAGCTGGATACTGGCTTGGTGAGGGCAGTAACGACACTAACTTGTCTTTCAAGGAAATAAAGCTGAATAGTGGAGACAACTATCAAGCTTGGATTGAGTACTGGAATTACCAGCTCAGCATAACATTGGCTCCTGAAAATGTGAAGAAGCCTGAGCAGCCTTTGATTAGGGTTCCACTTGATCTCTCTGAAGTTTTTCTTGATGAAATGTATGTTGGTTTCACTGCATCAACTGGCCAACTCATTGAAGATCATAAAATTCTGACCTGGAGCTTCAATAATTGAAAGCTAGTATAATTTTGAGAATAGTTCGTCGATATGCTCCCTGAACTTGTTGGTCACTTTCGATTTTCCACTTGACTGTTTTTTAGAATAATTGCGACACGAACTATAACAAAAATAGCCAATTATCTCTCTGCCGTTGTATTTCCTACCGTTACATTCAATGTTTATCATGAATTTGTGGGGTTGGAAGATTTGTACCTTCATAAACAAGGTTCATGACATGCCTCATCAAGTTGGCTTAATGGAGGCAAGAAatatttgtttcttgttttgattttgattaagTAAAGTTGATGGTATTGTAAAACGATTGTATTTCTCAGT is a genomic window containing:
- the LOC137714545 gene encoding L-type lectin-domain containing receptor kinase VII.1-like; the protein is MESLQLLVLFLTNLLLLQSSFAVDFSFTGFNSSDILLFGNATTDSGVLSLTSNTTFSIGRALYNAKVPTRYPNSLNLLPFTTSFTFSITPHKDSLPGHGFVLVFVPSPGIQSASPSQHLGFLNKTNDGNPNNHAFGVEFDVFQNKEFGDINDNHVGVNVNSLTSLASYKAGYWLGEGSNDTNLSFKEIKLNSGDNYQAWIEYWNYQLSITLAPENVKKPEQPLIRVPLDLSEVFLDEMYVGFTASTGQLIEDHKILTWSFNN